The following proteins come from a genomic window of Asterias amurensis chromosome 15, ASM3211899v1:
- the LOC139948347 gene encoding outer dynein arm-docking complex subunit 3-like, with protein sequence MPVTGKSQSNAPITDQISELQRKIALIDGDRKAYYESSQWTIKQNRDAISKLRKETKMLHRDLADSKAGDEKVINTAFKDRNVERASLRGKSGKEAILHMDQKVCESKKRLNAENAQTIKMEKKLAELETQLSQMRKDASDADAMDTGTSNEAMTLRSLENRLDKALLKLHEAEHINGTYLAIREQMIKDSLTFGNDLDSLETEIDKQKSELKDLQAMNRDAQISRDAAKAELSKHEETVYRERREREEALADLRKQAEEKKAHAERVERRLHRASIQHDELTVEQKQLISGEEQEKKIGSFEEAFHSIKDATGVSDLQEVVMRFESQEETTKHLEDLKESGEKQVNRLKEDKSKLQKEFEEMKYSGEARLSSGQRMLEDFQTHLKKEEERRGDSQDKLDRSSKILVNVKSGVEHLADKLQHLKATKGHVPQAQLSPTSDEYVLDLLSTCEEKLLKLMEDLDGHDVDDTLQQMEEEEFHVGIEGQMPQHNTRIKLTSVSRDLAYDDDDESGDDEDIITRGQLKKQALTLVESKNKKHKVRARKKKGK encoded by the exons ATGCCAGTTACTGGCAAAAGTCAGAGCAATGCTCCAATAACGGACCAGATTTCCGAGCTACAACGTAAAATAGCTCTGATAG ATGGCGATCGTAAAGCTTATTATGAGAGCTCACAGTGGACCATCAAACAGAATCGAGATGCCATCAGCAAACTCCGTAAGGAGACCAAGATGCTTCATCGGGATCTTGCCGATAGCAAGGCCGGAGATGAAAAAGTCATCAACACTGCCTTCAAGGACCGCAATGTGGAAAGGGCCTCACTAAGGGGCAAATCTGGAAAG GAAGCTATATTACACATGGACCAGAAGGTATGTGAGTCCAAGAAACGTTTGAATGCTGAGAACGCTCAGACCATTAAGATGGAGAAGAAGCTGGCAGAACTTGAGACGCAGTTGTCTCAGATGAGGAAAGATGCTTCAGATGCAGATGCTATGGACACGGGAACCTCCAATGAGGCTATG ACCTTGCGTTCTTTAGAAAACCGTCTGGACAAAGCTCTCTTGAAACTCCACGAGGCCGAGCACATCAACGGTACGTACCTCGCTATCAGGGAGCAGATGATCAAAGACAGTTTGACCTTTGGTAATGACTTGGACTCACTGGAGACCGAAATCGATAAACAGAAGTCGGAGTTGAAAGATCTGCAGGCCATGAACCGGGATGCTCAGATCTCAAGAGATGCTGCCAAG GCTGAACTGTCAAAGCATGAGGAGACGGTTTATCGTGAGAGGAGAGAGCGAGAAGAAGCTCTGGCTGATCTTAGGAAACAAGCCGAGGAAAAGAAAGCACATGCCGAAAGGGTAGAGAGAAGA CTCCACCGAGCATCCATCCAGCATGACGAGTTGACTGTAGAGCAGAAGCAGCTCATTAGTGGAGAGGAACAAGAGAAGAAAATCGGTTCCTTTGAAGAGGCCTTCCACTCCATCAAGGATGCGACGGGAGTCAGTGACCTCCAG GAAGTAGTGATGAGGTTTGAATCTCAAGAAGAAACAACTAAACACCTTGAAGATCTAAAGGAGAGCGGTGAGAAACAGGTCAACCGTCTCAAGGAGGACAAATCCAAGTTGCAGAAGGAGTTTGAAGAGATGAAATACTCTGGGGAGGCAAGGCTGTCCAG CGGGCAGAGGATGTTGGAAGATTTCCAAACTCATCTGAAGAAGGAGGAGGAGAGACGGGGAGACTCCCAAGACAAACTGGACCGGTCTAGTAAGATCTTAGTCAACGTCAAATCTGGCGTGGAACACTTGGCTGACAAACTACAACATCTTAAAGCT ACCAAAGGTCATGTTCCGCAGGCACAGTTGTCCCCGACATCAGACGAATACGTCCTAGATCTGTTATCGACCTGTGAGGAGAAACTCTTGAAGCTCATGGAGGACCTGGACGGCCATGACGTTGATGATACGCTGCAACAgatggaagaagaagaa tttCATGTTGGAATTGAGGGCCAGATGCCACAACATAATACACGCATCAAGCTGACTTCTGTCTCTAGAGACTTGGCATATGATG ATGATGACGAGAGTGGAGATGATGAGGACATAATCACAAGAGGTCAACTCAAGAAACAAGCGCTGACCCTCGTCGAGTCCAAGAATAAAAAGCATAAGGTCCGCGCCCGCAAGAAGAAGGGAAAGTAA
- the LOC139948131 gene encoding uncharacterized protein, which produces MSSPTQVNTTDTPTTKRRFLGAARRKRPTSSVPFSPQQGTEQKFLTSDIDNLDLRQSTEDKQQTQITDSCLSINDSFVQRGAQKRTLEGDSFNETVEKSSVLITPVRRGANGRKGLVSQNDNSTPSPRVKCLGETATSSLSSSCLDDQATPIQRLPVRNSLSGSARKRFRHDFKSPMRSNQGSSPKPAEQPDRAKSIESLQQTLEEIKTEIASLQNEGFCEDELQTHITKMHEYNELKDTGQMILGKIAMIDGVTTKDLYERFGLELND; this is translated from the exons ATGTCCTCACCAACACAGGTAAATACAACTGATACTCCCACGACTAAACGACGTTTTCTTGGAGCTGCAAGAAGGAAAAGACCAACTTCCTCAGTGCCATTTTCACCTCAACAGGGAACAGAGCAAAAGTTTCTCACGAGCGACATTGACAACCTAGACTTGCGTCAGTCGACAGAGGACAAGCAGCAAACCCAAATCACCGATTCTTGCCTTTCAATAAACGACTCATTTGTTCAACGTGGTGCTCAGAAAAGAACTTTGGAAGGTGATTCATTCAATGAGACTGTAGAGAAATCCTCAGTTTTGATTACTCCAGTTCGCAGAGGGGCGAATGGTAGGAAAGGACTCGTTTCACAAAATGACAACTCTACTCCTAGTCCTAGGGTGAAATGTCTTGGGGAGACAGCCACATCTTCTCTGTCCTCATCTTGTCTGGATGACCAAGCAACACCCATTCAACG GCTTCCAGTTAGAAACTCACTCAGTGGCTCTGCAAGGAAAAGATTCCGTCATGACTTCAAATCACCG ATGAGAAGCAACCAGGGCTCTTCACCCAAACCAGCGGAACAACCCGACAGGGCTAAAAGTATCGAAAGCTTGCAGCAAACTTTAGAAGAGATAAAGACAGAAATTGCATCCTTACAAAACGA GGGTTTTTGCGAGGATGAGCTCCAGACACACATCACTAAAATGCATGAATACAAtgagcttaaagacactggtcagATGATACTTGGAAAGATAG CCATGATAGatggagtaactaccaaagaTCTTTATGAGAGGTTTGGTCTGGAGCTAAACGACTGA
- the LOC139948132 gene encoding uncharacterized protein isoform X2, with protein MAVTADAMFMNWKVPTRLIVDEPSYKQQKERLLLDSKQRFYEDINGNRKYASPSNNVLKEVGKLREMDHKLLPSRRSHRTSTTHHVPPYGMFKQSREKDIIDEELKVASLGGIRKVATPGAPKLPAMPFSQSHQGGTDIKSQMSRNLKPRAMPAAQDWLKTAGMSQTKIINNAMQAADIDRTLNRALQPDSKKAVEKWLSTANERDREVAIEFFGSLAGSKLMGAKEIISSHQLHTDGKGQGTCKICDGSKLQDVMDALKKGKPVASVTLNKGCKQPSHNERRIQLLTPYTRSHKDEFQTWHHLPVFKHNGPVSNTIALFTRPHRPIPRHFTIHPEWD; from the exons ATGGCAGTGACGGCCGATGCG ATGTTCATGAACTGGAAGGTTCCAACTCGTCTTATCGTGGATGAGCCTTCCTATAAGCAGCAGAAAGAGCGGCTACTACTGGACAGCAAGCAGCGCTTCTACGAGGACATTAACGGCAATCGGAAAT ATGCCAGCCCCAGCAACAATGTCTTGAAGGAAGTGGGCAAACTCCGTGAGATGGACCACAAGCTCCTGCCATCTCGAAGGTCCCATAGGACATCAACCACCCATCATGTGCCGCCGTACGGGATGTTCAAACAATCCAGGGAAAAGGACATCATTGATGAGGAACTGAAGGTAGCGTCCTTAGGTGGAATCAGGAAGGTGGCGACTCCTGGAG CTCCAAAGTTGCCTGCCATGCCTTTCTCACAGTCTCATCAAGGTGGCACTGACATCAAGTCCCAG ATGTCTCGTAACTTGAAGCCCAGAGCCATGCCTGCCGCTCAGGACTGGCTCAAGACAGCCGGTATGAGCCAGACCAAGATTATCAACAATGCCATGCAGGCTGCCGATATAGACAGGACCCTCAACAGGGCGCTTCAACCTGATTCCAAGAAGGCTGTGGAGAAATGGCTGTCTACGGCTAACGAGCGAG ATCGCGAGGTGGCCATTGAGTTTTTCGGTTCCCTCGCTGGCAGCAAGTTGATGGGAGCTAAAGAGATCATTTCAAGTCACCAGCTCCACACCGACGGCAAAGGACAGGGTACTTGCAAGATTTGTGATGGAAGCAAACTGCAAGACGTCATGGATGCCCTCAAAAA GGGGAAACCTGTTGCCTCTGTGACACTCAACAAAGGCTGCAAACAGCCGAGTCACAACGAACGCCGAATCCAACTCCTCACACCCTACACACGGAGCCACAAAGACGAGTTCCAGACCTGGCACCACCTCCCTGTGTTCAAGCACAATGGACCTGTCTCAAACACCATTGCGCTGTTTACACGCCCCCATCGACCAATcccaagacactttaccatccATCCAGAATGGGATTAG
- the LOC139948132 gene encoding uncharacterized protein isoform X1 encodes MAENGSNDKSSPLEATLLAKMIREQHESSGSVMFQPGKAPKSLVSTDRLASLYEMDYAPKTVKPSEPRPCSVTRRNNPHPSHMFMNWKVPTRLIVDEPSYKQQKERLLLDSKQRFYEDINGNRKYASPSNNVLKEVGKLREMDHKLLPSRRSHRTSTTHHVPPYGMFKQSREKDIIDEELKVASLGGIRKVATPGAPKLPAMPFSQSHQGGTDIKSQMSRNLKPRAMPAAQDWLKTAGMSQTKIINNAMQAADIDRTLNRALQPDSKKAVEKWLSTANERDREVAIEFFGSLAGSKLMGAKEIISSHQLHTDGKGQGTCKICDGSKLQDVMDALKKGKPVASVTLNKGCKQPSHNERRIQLLTPYTRSHKDEFQTWHHLPVFKHNGPVSNTIALFTRPHRPIPRHFTIHPEWD; translated from the exons atgGCTGAAAACGGCAGCAACGACAAGTCATCGCCTTTGGAGGCAACTTTGCTGGCTAAGATGATTCGCGAACAGCATGAGAGCAGTGGGTCGGTGATGTTCCAGCCGGGTAAAGCGCCAAAGAGTTTGGTATCCACCGACCGGTTGGCCAGTCTCTACGAAATGGACTACGCACCGAAGACTGTCAAGCCATCTGAGCCTAGACCTTGCTCCGTTACCCGTAGAAACAACCCACACCCATCTCAT ATGTTCATGAACTGGAAGGTTCCAACTCGTCTTATCGTGGATGAGCCTTCCTATAAGCAGCAGAAAGAGCGGCTACTACTGGACAGCAAGCAGCGCTTCTACGAGGACATTAACGGCAATCGGAAAT ATGCCAGCCCCAGCAACAATGTCTTGAAGGAAGTGGGCAAACTCCGTGAGATGGACCACAAGCTCCTGCCATCTCGAAGGTCCCATAGGACATCAACCACCCATCATGTGCCGCCGTACGGGATGTTCAAACAATCCAGGGAAAAGGACATCATTGATGAGGAACTGAAGGTAGCGTCCTTAGGTGGAATCAGGAAGGTGGCGACTCCTGGAG CTCCAAAGTTGCCTGCCATGCCTTTCTCACAGTCTCATCAAGGTGGCACTGACATCAAGTCCCAG ATGTCTCGTAACTTGAAGCCCAGAGCCATGCCTGCCGCTCAGGACTGGCTCAAGACAGCCGGTATGAGCCAGACCAAGATTATCAACAATGCCATGCAGGCTGCCGATATAGACAGGACCCTCAACAGGGCGCTTCAACCTGATTCCAAGAAGGCTGTGGAGAAATGGCTGTCTACGGCTAACGAGCGAG ATCGCGAGGTGGCCATTGAGTTTTTCGGTTCCCTCGCTGGCAGCAAGTTGATGGGAGCTAAAGAGATCATTTCAAGTCACCAGCTCCACACCGACGGCAAAGGACAGGGTACTTGCAAGATTTGTGATGGAAGCAAACTGCAAGACGTCATGGATGCCCTCAAAAA GGGGAAACCTGTTGCCTCTGTGACACTCAACAAAGGCTGCAAACAGCCGAGTCACAACGAACGCCGAATCCAACTCCTCACACCCTACACACGGAGCCACAAAGACGAGTTCCAGACCTGGCACCACCTCCCTGTGTTCAAGCACAATGGACCTGTCTCAAACACCATTGCGCTGTTTACACGCCCCCATCGACCAATcccaagacactttaccatccATCCAGAATGGGATTAG